In Nothobranchius furzeri strain GRZ-AD chromosome 18, NfurGRZ-RIMD1, whole genome shotgun sequence, a single genomic region encodes these proteins:
- the LOC107396128 gene encoding tubulin beta-4B chain has protein sequence MREIVHLQAGQCGNQIGAKFWEVISDEHGIDPTGTYQGDSDLQLERINVYYNEASGGKYVPRAVLVDLEPGTMDSVRSGPFGQVFRPDNFVFGQSGAGNNWAKGHYTEGAELVDTVLDVVRKEAESCDCLQGFQLTHSLGGGTGSGMGTLLISKIREEYPDRIMNTFSVVPSPKVSDTVVEPYNATLSVHQLVENTDETYCIDNEALYDICFRTLKLTTPTYGDLNHLVSATMSGVTTCLRFPGQLNADLRKLAVNMVPFPRLHFFMPGFAPLTSRGSQQYRALTVPELTMQMFDSKNMMAACDPRHGRYLTVAAIFRGRMSMKEVDEQMLNVQNKNSSYFVEWIPNNVKTAVCDIPPRGLKMAATFIGNSTAIQELFKRISEQFTAMFRRKAFLHWYTGEGMDEMEFTEAESNMNDLVSEYQQYQEATAEEEGEFEEEGEEDMA, from the exons ATGAGAGAAATTGTACATCTGCAGGCTGGCCAGTGTGGCAACCAAATCGGAGCGAAG TTCTGGGAGGTGATTAGCGATGAGCACGGCATCGACCCCACCGGGACGTACCAAGGGGACAGCGACCTGCAGCTGGAGCGTATCAACGTGTATTACAACGAGGCTTCAG GTGGCAAATATGTCCCTCGTGCTGTGCTGGTGGACTTGGAACCAGGCACAATGGATTCTGTGAGGTCTGGTCCTTTTGGTCAGGTGTTTAGACCTGACAACTTTGTCTTTG GTCAGAGTGGAGCTGGCAATAACTGGGCTAAAGGCCATTACACAGAGGGAGCTGAGTTGGTTGATACAGTCCTGGATGTGGTGAGAAAAGAGGCAGAGAGCTGTGACTGTCTTCAGGGCTTCCAGCTCACTCACTCCCTGGGAGGAGGCACAGGCTCTGGTATGGGCACTCTCCTTATCAGCAAGATCCGAGAGGAGTACCCCGACCGCATCATGAATACTTTCAGCGTTGTGCCTTCACCCAAG GTTTCAGACACAGTGGTGGAGCCTTACAACGCCACGCTGTCCGTCCACCAGCTGGTTGAGAACACAGATGAGACCTACTGCATCGATAATGAGGCCTTGTATGACATCTGCTTCCGCACATTGAAACTCACCACACCCACCTACGGTGATCTCAACCACCTGGTCTCCGCCACCATGAGCGGGGTGACCACCTGCCTGCGCTTCCCTGGGCAGCTAAATGCTGATCTGAGAAAACTGGCTGTCAACATGGTGCCGTTTCCCAGGCTGCACTTCTTCATGCCGGGCTTTGCTCCTCTGACCAGCCGAGGCAGTCAGCAGTATCG GGCTCTGACGGTTCCTGAGCTCACCATGCAGATGTTTGATTCCAAGAACATGATGGCAGCCTGCGACCCTCGCCACGGACGCTATCTCACAGTCGCCGCCATCTTCAGAGGACGCATGTCTATGAAGGAGGTGGATGAACAGATGCTGAATGTGCAGAACAAGAACAGCAGCTACTTTGTGGAGTGGATCCCCAACAACGTGAAGACGGCCGTCTGCGACATCCCTCCTCGCGgcctcaagatggccgccactttTATTGGCAATAGTACAGCCATTCAAGAGCTGTTCAAACGCATCTCGGAGCAGTTCACCGCCATGTTCCGCCGTAAAGCCTTCCTCCACTG GTACACCGGGGAAGGTATGGACGAGATGGAGTTCACCGAGGCAGAGAGCAACATGAACGACCTGGTGTCGGAGTATCAGCAGTACCAGGAAGCCACCGCTGAGGAAGAGGGGGAGTTTGAAGAGGAGGGTGAGGAGGATATGGCCTAA